The genomic segment GCCCCCAGCCGCGGGTTGCCGGAGGGTGCCGGTGGCGGCGGGTGGCGGCAGTGTCGGCGCAGTCGTGGGCGGCCGTGTCGCGTCAGGGCCGGCGGGTGGCGACGGTGCTGGGCTGCGAGCCGGCGTGCCGGCTGATCGGATGTGTTAGGAATGGAGCCGGGTGCCGGCAGCGCCCGTCCGGGTGCGCCGGCCGCCGGCCGAAGCGGTCGGATGGTCGGCGGACGGCCCGGAGAGGGGTCGGTCCGTGTTGCGGTTCGGGTTGTTCGGTACCGGCCACTGGGCGTCCGAGACGCACGCCGCCGCGCTGGCGGCGCATCCCGGTGCCCGCCTCGTCGGCGTGTGGGGGCGCGATCCGGCCAAGGCCGCCGCGCTGGCCGACCGTCATCAGGTGCCGGCCTTCGACGACATCGACGCGCTGATCGAGGCCGCCGACGCCGTCTCGGTGGCGGTGCCACCGGACGTCCAGGCCGAGATCGCGGTTCGGGCCGCGCTGGCCGGCCGGCACCTGCTGCTGGACAAGCCGCTGGCGCTGACCCTGGCCGACGCCGATCGGGTGGTCGCCGCGGCCCAGCAGTCGGGAGTCGCCTCGATCGTCTTCTTCACCGGCCGGTTCCATCCGAACGTGGCCGGCTTCATCGCCGCCGCCGCGGCGGCCGGCGGCGGCTGGCAGGGCGCCCGGGTGACCCTGTTCGCGTCGATCTTCCAGCCCGACAACCCGTACGGCGGCTCGGCGTGGCGGCGCGAACGCGGCGGGCTCTGGGACGTCGGCCCGCACGCCCTGGCGGTGCTGCTGCCGGTGCTCGGCCCGGTCCGCCGGGTGGCCGCCCTGGCTGGCCCCCGGGACACCACCCATCTGCTGCTGGCGCACGACGGCGGCGCCGCGAGCACCGTCTCGCTGAGCCTGGACGCCCCACCGGCGGCGGTCCTCTCCGACTTCGTCTTCTTCGGTGAGGAGGGGGTGCAGGAGCTGCCGACCCGCAACGGCAGCGCGGTGGACGCCCTCATCCTCGCCATCGATCAGCTGCTGGCCGAGGTCGACTCGGCCACCCGGGACCACCGCTGCGACGTCCGGTTCGGCCGGGACGTGGTGGCGGTGCTCGCCGCCGCCGAGACCGCCCGGGCGGAGGGCCGCACCGTCACCGTCGCCGCCCCCGGGTAGCGCCATTGGCGGCGCCGGGGGCCGTCACCAGGGCGGCGAGGCCGGTGGTGAGCGGCACCGCGGCCACCAGGCCGAGCGTGCCGACCGCGGTCCGAACCACCTCCTGGGCGATGAACTCGCTGGTCAGGGTCGTCCCGACGGAGAGACCGCTGACCGAGACCAACAGCAGCAGCGGCAGCGTCGCCCCGGCGTACGCGAGCACGATGGTGTTGACGGTGGCGGCGATGTGCGCTCGGCCGATCCGGCTGGCGGCCCGGTAGAGACCCCGTCGGGACAGGCCCGGATCGGCGGCGGCCAGCTCGGTGACGATCGCGGTCTGGGTGACGGTCACGTCGTCGAGCACGCCCAGGGTGCCGATGATGACGCCGGCCAACAGCAGTCCGCGTACGTCGACCTCGCCGAGCTGGACGGCGAGCCGGCTGGCCTCCTCGCTGCCGAAGCCGGTCAGCCGGGTGGCGGCGATGCTCACCGCGCCGAGCACCCCGGTGAGCACCAGACTGGCGAGGGTGCCGAGCACGGCCACCGAGGTCTGGGCGCTGACCCCGTGGGTCAGGTAGAGCACCGCGAACATGATCGCCGCCGAGCCGACGACCGCGACCAGCAGCGGCGGCTCGCCGGTGCCGATCGCCGGCAGCACGAAGAGCAGCAGTACGGCGAAGCTCACCGCCAGGCCGGCCAGCGCCGCCAGCCCGCGCCAGCGGGCGAATCCGATCACCGCGAGCGCCACCGCCAGCACCAGGACCAGCAACGGCCGGCCCCGTTGATGGTCCAGCACCGCGTAGCCGGTGCCGCCGTCCGCCTCGGCCGTCTCGACCACCACGATCCGGTCGCCGATCCGCAGCTGCGGGGCGCCCGGCCCGGCCGGGATCCGGGCCGGTACGGCCGCGGCGCCGGCCGGTCCGTCGTCGAGCCGGACCAGCGCGGTGTCGCAGCGCGGCGCGGCGCGCTGCCCGCACCCGGCCGGCCGCAGCTCGGTGACCGTGCCACCGCGCCGCAGTGCCTCGTTCGGATCGCTGGCCGACGGGCGCTCGGTGGGCCAGAGCAGCACCAGACCGGCCGCGGTGAGCAGCATCAACGGCAGCAGCACGGCGACGATCAGCCGCCGGGCCCGCTCCGGCACCGCCCCGGGAACGCGCTGCCCAGGCGCGTGCCCGTGCCCAGGCGCGTGCCCGTGCCCGTGCGTGCCGCCCATGCCCGCCCTCCATCGCGCCGTCGGCGACTGCCGATAGCCAGCAGGGGGCCTGCCTTCGACGCTACGGCAGCGCCGGCCGTTGCGCGGACGGGGTTGTCATGATCGTGGCGCGACCAGCCGTTGAAACACCGCGGTGTTCGACGGCCCAGCGCGTCACGATCATGAGCGAGGTTTGGTGGCGGGGTGGGGGTAGGTGCAGGTGGGGCCGGTGGTTGTCGTCAGTGCGCTGGTCGGGCCGGGTCGGCGAGACTTCAGGGCATGACGAGAGGCGTGGTCGGGCGGCATCTGGTCGCCGTCGCCCGGGCGGTGGCGCTGGTCGGGCTCGCGGTCGGCTCGGCGCTCTCCCTCGCGCTGCACGCGCTGCTGTTCCTGCCCGGATTCGGGCTCGGGATGGTGTTCCTGCTGCCGGACCCGATCGAGGCGGCCCGACCACTGCCGAACCTGGCCCGCCGGCTCGCCGCCCGGTGGTCCGGGGTGGTCGTCGGCCGGCCCTACCGGCCCCGGCCGGCCCCGCCGCGCCCCGGACCGGACGGCCGCTACCAGCACGGCAACCAGCTCTACCGGCGGCCGGGGGCGCCCGCCCTGCTGGCCCGGCTGGACTGGGTGCTGGGCGACATCGCCACCCACCGCGACCTGGCCTGGCTGCTGCTCAACCCGGTGATCGGCGGGCTCCTCGCCGGCTCCGCGCCGGCCCTGATCGTCGCCGGTGCCTGGCTGACGGTCAGCCGCGCCGGGCAGGACTGGTGGGCGGTGCCGACGGGGGCGGCCGGCGTGCTGGCCGGGTTCGCCGCGGCCCCGGCGCTGGTCCGGCTGCACGGCCGCTGGACCCGCCTGCTGCTGCGGGCACCGGTGGACCGGGCCGGGATGACCGGACTCAAGAATTGGCTGGCCGGCCGGCTGCTGGCCATGCTGCGACTGCTCTGCCTGCTCGGGCTCACCCTGGTCGCGGTGCCGATGGCGGTGCTGACCGTGATCGGGATCGGACTGGGGTACGGCCTCGGTCTCGTCGTCGTGCTTCCGCCGCTGATCGAACACTTCCGCTGGCTGGCGAACCTGCGCCGGCAGCTCGCCGGGGCCTGGTCCGGCGTTGACGTGCCGGCGCCGTACCTGCCCCGGCCGGAGCTGCCCGAGCCCCGCCCGGACGGGCTCTACCAGGTCGGCCGGCACCTGTACCGGACCCCGAGGTGGACCCGCTACAACCAGCGGCTGCGCTGGCTCACCCGCGACCCGGCGACCTGGCGGGAGACCCTCTGGCTGGTGACCGACCCGCTGGTCGGCGGGCTGCTGCTGCTCATCCCGCCGGTCCTGACCTGGTACGGCTACTGGGGGCTGGTGCTGCCCCGGCTGTGGCAGCTGCTCGGCGCCCGCGAGGCGACCGGCTGGCGGGTGGCGCTCACCGGGGTCGACGCGCCCGCCCTGCCGGTCGGCTGGGCCGTCCCGGTCGGGCTGGGGCTGGTCGTCGGAGGGTTCGCGATGATGGCGGTCGGCCTGGCGCTGGCACCCGCCGTGCTGCGCTGGCACGGCCGGTGGACCCGGGTACTGCTCGCCCCGACCGAGCGGGCCCGGCTCGCCCAGCGGGTCCGGCAGCTCGCCGAGAGCCGGGCGGACGCCACCGAGGCACAGGCCAACGAGCTGCGCCGGATCGAGCGGGACCTGCACGACGGCGCGCAGGCCCGGCTGGTGGCACTCGGGCTCACCCTGGGCACCATCGAGCAGCTGCTCGACCGCGACCCGGCCGCCGCCCGGGAGCTGTTGGCGCAGGCCCGGGACGGCTCGGTCCGCGCCCTGGCCGAGCTGCGCGACCTGGTCCGGGGCATCCACCCACCGGTGCTGGCCGAGCGGGGCCTCGGCGACGCGGTACGGGCGCTGGCGCTGGACCTGCCGGTGCCGGTCGACGTCGCCGCCGACCTGCCCGGCCGGCTCCCCGAACCGATCGAGACGGCGGCCTGGTTCGGGGTCAGCGAACTGCTCGCCAACGCCGTGAAGCACGCCCGGGCCAACCGGATATCGGTCGATCTGCGGCACACCGGCGGCCGGCTGCGGATCACCGTACGCGATGACGGCCGGGGTGGCGCGGACCCGGCGGCCGGCAGCGGCCTGCGCGGGGTGCGACGCCGGCTCGGTACATTCGACGGCACCGTGCTGGTGGCCAGCCCGGCCGGCGGCCCCACCAGCGTGACCCTGGAGATCCCATGCGCGTCGTCCTCGCCGAAGACCTCTACCTGCTGAGGGACGGGCTGGCCCGGCTGTTGACCGCGCACGGCTTCGACGTGGTGGCGGCCGTGGCGACCGGGCCGGAGCTGCGCGAGGCGCTGACCGGGCTGCGGCCGGACGTGGCGGTGGTCGACGTGCGGCTGCCGCCCACCCAGACCGATGAGGGCCTGCAGGCGGCGCTGGCGGCCCGCCGGGAGCTGCCCGGCCTGCCGGTGCTGGTGCTCTCCCAGCATGTCGAGCAGCTCTACGCCCGGGAGCTGCTGGCCGACGGCACCGGCGGGATCGGCTACCTGCTCAAGGACCGGGTCTTCAACGGCGACCAGTTCATCGACGCGGTCCGGCGGGTGGCGGCCGGCGGGACCGCGATGGACCCGGAGGTGATCGCCCGGCTGCTGGCCCGGCCGGGCCGGGGCGAACCGCTCGGCCGGCTCACCCCGCGCGAACGGGAGGTGCTGGAGCTGATGGCCGAGGGGCGGTCCAACAGCGCGATCGGGCAGCGGCTCTTCCTCAGCGAGAGCGCGGTGGGCAAGCACACCGCGAGCATCTTCACCAAGCTGGAGCTGGCGCCGTCGGACGACGACAACCGGCGGGTGCTGGCGGTGCTGGCGTACCTGGACGGCCGCTGACGCGGGTCAGCCGAGGCCGCCGAGGGCCTCGCCGACGGCGGCCGGCGAATCGAACCGCTCCACCGGCAGCGAACGCAGCGACTGCAGGGTTTCGGTGCTGGCGCCGAGCTCCTGCGCCCGCCGGATCAGATCCTCCTTGGAAACCGGGTAGTCGAGCCCGTTCAGGGCCTCCCACGACGGAATCGGGTCAACGGTCATGGTCATTCCGTACCCGGGATCCAAAGCCGGCACACCGCCGGCCGCCCGGCGTTTGTGTGCGCGGCGGCCGGGTAGCCGCGGACATGCTGGTTCACCGGTTCGGCGGTCCGGGCGACTTCGATCCGCTGCTGGAGCGCGTCGCGGACGCCCGGGTGGTGCTGCTCGGCGAGGCCAGTCACGGCAGCTACGACTACTACCGGCTGCGTGAGCAGCTGACCCGGCGGTTGATCGCCGAGTGCGGGTTCTCGTTCGTCGCGGTCGAGGGGGACTGGCCGGACTGTGAACGGGTGAACCGGTCGGTGACCCTCGCGCCGGGTGGCGACCCGGACCCGCAGGTGGCGCTCGAGCGGTTCGAGCGGTGGCCGACCTGGATGTGGTCCAACGCCGAGGTGTCCCGGTTCTGTCAGTGGCTGCGGGCCTGGAACTCCGAGCGGCCGGAGCCGGGTCGGGTCGGCTTCCACGGCCTGGACATCTACAGCCTCTGGGAGTCGATGCAGGCGATCTTCGACTACCTCGGCGAGGAGGACCCGGGTTCGCTGGAGGCCGCCCAGGAGGCATACCGCTGCTTCGAGCCGTACGGCCGGCAGGTCGAGGAGTACGGCATCGCCAGTCGGTTCGTCTCGGCCCGCTGCGAGGACGAGGTGGTGACGTTGCTGGCCCGCACCCGCGAGCGGGCCGCGGCCGCCGGGTCCGGCGGGGCCGACGCGTCCGACCGCTTCGCGGCCTGGCAGAACGCGGAGGTGATCGCCCGGGCCGAGCGGTACTACCGGGCGATGGTCGGTGGCGGACCGGAGTCCTGGAACATCCGGGACACCCACATGACCGACACCCTGGACCGGCTGCTCGACCGGTACGGCCCGCTGTCCCGCGGCGTGGTCTGGGCGCACAACACCCACGTCGGCGACGCCCGGGCCACCGACATGGCCGGCGCCGGGCTGGTCAACATCGGCCAACTGGCCCGCGAGCGGTACGGCGCCGACGGAGCGGTGCTGGTGGGCTTCGGCAGCTACCAGGGGCGGGTGGTCGCCGCGCCGAGGTGGGGGGCGCCGGCCGAGGTGATGACCGTGCCACCGGCCCGGCCGGGCACGCTCGAAGATCGGCTGCACACGATGCTGCCGGAGCGGGCGGTGCTGATCCTGTCGCACGGCGACCGCCCGGACTGGTTCACCGCCGAGGCGGACCACCGGGCCATCGGGGTGGTGTACGACCCGTCGTTCGAGCAGTGGGGCAACTACGTCCCGACCCGCTTCGGGGAGCGCTACGACGCCTTCGTGTGGTGTGACCGGACCAGCGCGCTGCATCCGCTGCCGGCCGATGTCACGCCGGGCGAGATGGAGACCTACCCGGCGGGCGTCTGATCTCGCGGCTGACCGGGGCGGATCCGGAAATTCGGTCACTGTCTCGTTGCCGTCCGGGACGGTTCGCCACCGCCGCTCGGGGTACTTGAGGGGGTACCAAGACAGTCGAGCGGACGAACCCGGTCGTCCGACCGGGGCTGCGGAAGGGGCGTAATGGTGCAGGGTCCCACGCCTGGCGTACCGGATCCCACCCGCGGCGCGGCGCCTCGGGTCGCCGAGGACCAGCGCTGCCTGCTGGAGACCCGCTTCGCCGAGGGTGAGGTCACCGGCCTGCGGCGTCAGGTCGGCGAGCACGCCGCGGCGGCCGGACTGGACGCCGGGCCGGCCGACGACTTCGTGCTCGCCGTCAACGAGGCGATGAGCAACGCCGTCCGGCACGGCGGCGGTGGTGGCGTGATGCGGGTGTGGCGCAACGGGGAGCTGATCGCGGAGATCAGCGACGAGGGCCCCGGGTTCGACGTCGAGGCGCGGACCTCCTGGGCCGTCCCGCCCCGCCCGTCGCCGACCGGCGGCCTCGGTCTCTGGCTGGCGAGCCAGGTCTGCGACACGATGTCGATCGAGAGCGGCCCGGACGGCACCGTGGTCCGGGTGAGCGCCCGGCTGCCCGGCCGGTAGCTCCTGGAGCGTCACGACGGCTGGAAGTACTCTCCAGTTCCACTGGTAGTACACCTCGCGGTCATCGGTGCCGGGAACCGTGTGACGCAGGTTGAGGGTGCCGCCCCATTTCGAACCCCATCCCCAGCCGATGATCTCCCCCGCCGGGGGCGGCAGGGCGTCGATCGCCTCGTGCAGCACCCCGTCGTCGACCCAGCTCCACGAAGACCGCCCCGCGCGGGCCGACCCAGCCGAGCGCCACCAGCCGGCCGCCGTCCCGGCGTACCACCCGATCAGGACCGGTCCGGTGCCGGCGCCGGCCGGTCGGCCCGCCGGGCGCGCCCGGTCCGCACGGCCCGGCCGGCGGCCAGCAGCAGCAGGACCGCGGCGGCGGCGAAGACCGCGTTGCCGATCAGGTCGGTGCGGCCGGTCGAGCCGAGCATCGGCGGGATGGTGAACGAGAACCAGCAGTAGGTGAGCACCGCCCCGGCGGCCAGCGCCAGCCGGTGCCGGGCGTCCCACCCCGGCCGGCGGGCCCAGCGCAGCACCACCACCGCGAGCACCAGCACGAGCGCGATCCCGAGGGCGACTCCGTTGCGGTCCTCCGGAATCCGCCAGAACAGGCTGCCGGCGAGGAACGCGACCCCGCCGACCAGCCACGGGTCGGGCGCCGGCCGGCCGGTCGCCGGTCGCTGCCGGGACCGGCGGACGAGGAACGCGACCACGATCAGCAGCAGGATCAGCCCGGCGGTGCCGAGCAGTTGCCGGCGCTCGGGTAGGAAGTCCTCGGTCACCTGGTGGTCGTAGAAGATGAAGCCGCTGCCGGCCACGAAGACCAGCGCGGTGACCGCGAGCCCGAACCGGCCCAGCCACGGGGTGGTCCGGTGGGCCGGGGTGAAGCTCTCGACCAGTGCGATCGGCACGGCGATGCTCCAGACCGTGTGTCCGATGAGGAAGAGCAGCGCGTAGTAGGCACTGACGCCGAGCTGCGGGACGTGCGCGGTGGTCTGGAAGTCGTACCCGAGGTAGGAGGGGTTGAACAGGGACTGGTCGAGCAGGCCGGCCTCCAGCAGGCCGTACGCCAGCGCCAGCAGGAACATGGTCGGCCAGCCGCGGCCGGCCCGCCGGGTGACCTCCCGGATCAGCAGCGCGCCGCCGCCGTACATCGGGGCCAGCACCAGCAGCCCGGCGAGCTGGTCGATCGCGATGTTGCCGAGCAGGTACTCCGCGACCAGCGGCGCGAGCAGGAACAGCCCGAGCGCCGGGGTGACGCGTCGCCGCGGTCGGCTCGGGCCGGGCGGCGGGTTCTGCCGTGTCATGGCGGTGACGCTACGGGCGGCGGTTGGCGTGCGCAGCGGGCATGCGGCTCGACCGGGTAGACCAAAGTCGGCGGTGTCGTCGGGGTCGTTCCGCCGGGCCCGGGCCCCGCCGCGAGGGCGGGGCCCGGGTGTCCGGTCTGGGCGACCGGGTTCAGGCGACGGTGCAGGCGGCGCCGTTGAGGGTGAAGGAGGACGGCCGGCCGGAGTTGCCGGTGTGGGTGGCCTGGAAGCCGATGTTCGTCGAGGCGTTCGGGGCGATGGTGCCGTTGTAGCTGGCGTTGCGGGCGGTGACCTGGCCGCTGTTCGGCGAGTACGAGGCGTTCCAGCCCGACGTGATGGTCTGTCCGGCCGGCAGGCTGAAGGCCAGCGTCCAGCCGTTGACCGCCGTGGTGCCGGTGTTGGTGATGGTGACGGACGCGGTCAGGCCGGTGTTCCAGGCGTTGACGGTGTAGCCGACCCGGCACCCGGCCCCGACCGGCGGCGTGGGAGTCGGTGTGGGGGTCGGCGTGGGGCTGACGGTGGGCGTCGGGCCGGGGGTGGTCGGCGACGGGGACGGACCGGTCGGGGTGGTGCTCGGCGTCGGGCCGCTGTTCATGCCGAAGAACGCGATGGCCAGCGCCGCCATCCCGCCGCCGGGCAGGTTGTGCCCGACGCCCTGCAGGCTGATCGCCTCGACCGGCGCGGTGGCGCCGCTGTTGCCGTACCGGGTCCGGGTCCAGCCCGACTGCGGAGTGTCGGTGGAGGTGGGGGTCTGGCTGAGCCCGTGCACGTTCGTCCACTGCTTGATCTGCTCGTTGAAGTTCGGGTAGCGCAGGATGTCGTCGTTGGTGCCGTGCCAGATCTGCATCCGGGGTCGGGCGCCGGTGTAGCCGGGGTAGGCCCCGCGCACCAGGTTGCCCCACTCCTGCGGGGTGCGGCTGAGCTGGCCGTTGGCGCAGGCGCTGTTCCAGGCGGAGCCGTCGGTGGTGGCGAAGCAGGCGAACGGTACGCCCGAGAAGGCCGCGCCGGCCTTGAAGACGTCGGGGTAGTTGCCGAGCATGACGTTCGTCATCATCGCGCCGGAGGAGGCACCGGTGACGTAGACCCGGTTCGGGTCGCCGTTGTTGCGCTGCAGGACGTACCGGACCATCGAGATCAGCCCGACCGGGTCGCTGCCGCCGTCGCGGCGCAGGGCCTGCGGCGAGGAGACGTCGAAGCAGGAGCCGGACCGGGTGGCGGACGGGTAGATGACGATGAAGCCGTGCCGGTCGGCCAGCGAGGCGAACTCGGTGCCCGAGTAGAAGGCCGGGCCGGAGCCGGTGCAGTAGTGGATCGCCAGCACGACCGCCGGCCGGGGTGCCACGTTGTCCGGGACGTAGAGGTGCATCCGGAGATTGCTCGGGTTGGTGCCGAAGCCGGTCACCTCGGTCAGGGTGGCCGCCGACGCGGGCGGCGGGGTGGCCACCAGCAGCCAGGCGGCCGCCACCATCGCGGCCGCCGCCACGCCGCCGAGCGCCCTGTTCATCACTCTCATTTCTTCTCGACCTTCCGTTTCGTGTCATCCGGAAACTGGCCGGTCGGCGGCGCCCGGAGCCCTCGACCGGTCGCCGACTCCCTGAAATATTCAAAAGTGTCTATCGAAATGTTTCAGGACACAACCCGGAACCGCTCAGGTGCGGCGAGCGGTTGGTCGGCCGCGGTCAGCGGCCCTTGCAAGGCGGAACTCGCAGCGGGTCAGCCGGGCGGGGCGGTGCTCTCCCGCACCACCAGGGTGGTGGCCAGCTCGATCCGGTGCTGCGGCAGACGTTCCCCGGCGGCCAGCGCGACCACCAGCTCCACCGAGGTGGCGCCCATCTGGGCCAGCGGCTGACGGATCGTGGTCAACGGCGGCATCGCCCACTCGGCGAACGACAGATCGTCGAAGCCGACGACGCTCAGCCGGTCGGGAATGCCGACCCCGGCCCGTCGGGCGGCCTGGTAGACGCCGACGGACTGCAGGTCGTTCGCGGTGAAGATCGCCGTCGGCGGATCGGGCAACCGGAGCAGTTCGGTCGCGCCCGCCAGCCCGCCCTCGACGTAGAGCGGGTGGATGCGTACCAGATCGGGGTCGACCTCGACCCCGGCGGCGTCCATCGCGGCCCGGTAGCCGTCCAGCCGGGCCCGGCAGCACGGCCACTCGACCGGGCCACAGATCATCGCGATCCGCCGGTGGCCCAGCTCCAGCAGGTGGCGGGTGGCGACCAGCCCACCGGTCCAGTTGGTGGCGCCGACCGACGGGGTCTGGTGCAGCGGCTCGCCGGTCGGATCCAGCACCACCAGCGGAATCGACCGGCTGGCGAGCTGGGACTGCTGCTCGACGGTCAGCT from the Solwaraspora sp. WMMD1047 genome contains:
- a CDS encoding Gfo/Idh/MocA family oxidoreductase encodes the protein MLRFGLFGTGHWASETHAAALAAHPGARLVGVWGRDPAKAAALADRHQVPAFDDIDALIEAADAVSVAVPPDVQAEIAVRAALAGRHLLLDKPLALTLADADRVVAAAQQSGVASIVFFTGRFHPNVAGFIAAAAAAGGGWQGARVTLFASIFQPDNPYGGSAWRRERGGLWDVGPHALAVLLPVLGPVRRVAALAGPRDTTHLLLAHDGGAASTVSLSLDAPPAAVLSDFVFFGEEGVQELPTRNGSAVDALILAIDQLLAEVDSATRDHRCDVRFGRDVVAVLAAAETARAEGRTVTVAAPG
- a CDS encoding YibE/F family protein, producing MGGTHGHGHAPGHGHAPGQRVPGAVPERARRLIVAVLLPLMLLTAAGLVLLWPTERPSASDPNEALRRGGTVTELRPAGCGQRAAPRCDTALVRLDDGPAGAAAVPARIPAGPGAPQLRIGDRIVVVETAEADGGTGYAVLDHQRGRPLLVLVLAVALAVIGFARWRGLAALAGLAVSFAVLLLFVLPAIGTGEPPLLVAVVGSAAIMFAVLYLTHGVSAQTSVAVLGTLASLVLTGVLGAVSIAATRLTGFGSEEASRLAVQLGEVDVRGLLLAGVIIGTLGVLDDVTVTQTAIVTELAAADPGLSRRGLYRAASRIGRAHIAATVNTIVLAYAGATLPLLLLVSVSGLSVGTTLTSEFIAQEVVRTAVGTLGLVAAVPLTTGLAALVTAPGAANGATRGRRR
- a CDS encoding sensor histidine kinase, with product MTRGVVGRHLVAVARAVALVGLAVGSALSLALHALLFLPGFGLGMVFLLPDPIEAARPLPNLARRLAARWSGVVVGRPYRPRPAPPRPGPDGRYQHGNQLYRRPGAPALLARLDWVLGDIATHRDLAWLLLNPVIGGLLAGSAPALIVAGAWLTVSRAGQDWWAVPTGAAGVLAGFAAAPALVRLHGRWTRLLLRAPVDRAGMTGLKNWLAGRLLAMLRLLCLLGLTLVAVPMAVLTVIGIGLGYGLGLVVVLPPLIEHFRWLANLRRQLAGAWSGVDVPAPYLPRPELPEPRPDGLYQVGRHLYRTPRWTRYNQRLRWLTRDPATWRETLWLVTDPLVGGLLLLIPPVLTWYGYWGLVLPRLWQLLGAREATGWRVALTGVDAPALPVGWAVPVGLGLVVGGFAMMAVGLALAPAVLRWHGRWTRVLLAPTERARLAQRVRQLAESRADATEAQANELRRIERDLHDGAQARLVALGLTLGTIEQLLDRDPAAARELLAQARDGSVRALAELRDLVRGIHPPVLAERGLGDAVRALALDLPVPVDVAADLPGRLPEPIETAAWFGVSELLANAVKHARANRISVDLRHTGGRLRITVRDDGRGGADPAAGSGLRGVRRRLGTFDGTVLVASPAGGPTSVTLEIPCASSSPKTSTC
- a CDS encoding response regulator transcription factor gives rise to the protein MRVVLAEDLYLLRDGLARLLTAHGFDVVAAVATGPELREALTGLRPDVAVVDVRLPPTQTDEGLQAALAARRELPGLPVLVLSQHVEQLYARELLADGTGGIGYLLKDRVFNGDQFIDAVRRVAAGGTAMDPEVIARLLARPGRGEPLGRLTPREREVLELMAEGRSNSAIGQRLFLSESAVGKHTASIFTKLELAPSDDDNRRVLAVLAYLDGR
- a CDS encoding DUF2795 domain-containing protein, with the protein product MTVDPIPSWEALNGLDYPVSKEDLIRRAQELGASTETLQSLRSLPVERFDSPAAVGEALGGLG
- a CDS encoding erythromycin esterase family protein, with the protein product MLVHRFGGPGDFDPLLERVADARVVLLGEASHGSYDYYRLREQLTRRLIAECGFSFVAVEGDWPDCERVNRSVTLAPGGDPDPQVALERFERWPTWMWSNAEVSRFCQWLRAWNSERPEPGRVGFHGLDIYSLWESMQAIFDYLGEEDPGSLEAAQEAYRCFEPYGRQVEEYGIASRFVSARCEDEVVTLLARTRERAAAAGSGGADASDRFAAWQNAEVIARAERYYRAMVGGGPESWNIRDTHMTDTLDRLLDRYGPLSRGVVWAHNTHVGDARATDMAGAGLVNIGQLARERYGADGAVLVGFGSYQGRVVAAPRWGAPAEVMTVPPARPGTLEDRLHTMLPERAVLILSHGDRPDWFTAEADHRAIGVVYDPSFEQWGNYVPTRFGERYDAFVWCDRTSALHPLPADVTPGEMETYPAGV
- a CDS encoding ATP-binding protein, with translation MVQGPTPGVPDPTRGAAPRVAEDQRCLLETRFAEGEVTGLRRQVGEHAAAAGLDAGPADDFVLAVNEAMSNAVRHGGGGGVMRVWRNGELIAEISDEGPGFDVEARTSWAVPPRPSPTGGLGLWLASQVCDTMSIESGPDGTVVRVSARLPGR
- a CDS encoding PHB depolymerase family esterase codes for the protein MNRALGGVAAAAMVAAAWLLVATPPPASAATLTEVTGFGTNPSNLRMHLYVPDNVAPRPAVVLAIHYCTGSGPAFYSGTEFASLADRHGFIVIYPSATRSGSCFDVSSPQALRRDGGSDPVGLISMVRYVLQRNNGDPNRVYVTGASSGAMMTNVMLGNYPDVFKAGAAFSGVPFACFATTDGSAWNSACANGQLSRTPQEWGNLVRGAYPGYTGARPRMQIWHGTNDDILRYPNFNEQIKQWTNVHGLSQTPTSTDTPQSGWTRTRYGNSGATAPVEAISLQGVGHNLPGGGMAALAIAFFGMNSGPTPSTTPTGPSPSPTTPGPTPTVSPTPTPTPTPTPPVGAGCRVGYTVNAWNTGLTASVTITNTGTTAVNGWTLAFSLPAGQTITSGWNASYSPNSGQVTARNASYNGTIAPNASTNIGFQATHTGNSGRPSSFTLNGAACTVA
- a CDS encoding LacI family DNA-binding transcriptional regulator; protein product: MSTTGVEHPEDERRRARMTVARIARIAGVSAPTVSRVINGQSGVASDTRQRVEEVIRAHGYRRPEGSGAAAILELVFHAVESPWALEIIQGVSRAAREHDLAVVLTELQGQLTPGRGWTEQILAHRPTGVVAVFSELTVEQQSQLASRSIPLVVLDPTGEPLHQTPSVGATNWTGGLVATRHLLELGHRRIAMICGPVEWPCCRARLDGYRAAMDAAGVEVDPDLVRIHPLYVEGGLAGATELLRLPDPPTAIFTANDLQSVGVYQAARRAGVGIPDRLSVVGFDDLSFAEWAMPPLTTIRQPLAQMGATSVELVVALAAGERLPQHRIELATTLVVRESTAPPG